From a region of the Labrus mixtus chromosome 5, fLabMix1.1, whole genome shotgun sequence genome:
- the ccdc180 gene encoding coiled-coil domain-containing protein 180 produces MSESRAVPSGKVYRQLFDAQVQLSRSLLAGRKDTRTDCLSAEDSNTRCSTTSRLLCPPPVRGQKGDDADEVDDVSQLPDSVYETQVRTVSVELLSSLQGLNFHLDTLKDKMKYLEHQKQALQDVYGLWEEVEEEVKKKKLRIKGLNKKLTEAESQRTDQIRVVLQKYSPLLEKISFLPPSDVYRLIHNEATMLNQSLLANRRSVARLLLLLREETLQQESLLCLHWEDCLSRWRSNTVSEVIGQYRSLCCSDTDQEPLLVRQAVQKMKQTQQELTAKRCDIINSICTLVPPSCSISLVSDWFNHLTAVNQQIERFNTDFLHELRCCYDQTRQDRLADMERCKKEILTFQLSEEEVNDVVSSQLLPLIGQSQSQYEERLAAYDVCCELVSNHAHILSKCVFVLMRGATLLWEAHSSRLKTREEEVQQHLDDLRESQQHYIQKKKVRLDVLLGVLRQEGNEDSLKMSLDKAVFCLKEVQESCRDWVSDQCQLLDRLPSLLLEELFSYSSSLSLFYHLNHTYRPVTMAIASHTHLHLLLTKSPEELQKLHPSLTNPADHEYSQGAEIQKPNEMIKNHQISCQIVTDPDQSSQYMLPEDESCLEDLCDMSNIVTFASSRGVSYSGPIFTCPAPDLSEYLQQETHLPMFPVELLPHTLNRMRILFLENLEQHFHDVLSSAVTMVTHRKEVLHCEQEFQLQQLNRQHIQTHIYQPRLAELQLHRQRVDVHCEEVSDVLASCRTELHDLQTSINRKNKEFTTTVSNMEDDIMTAESSQRLDAVSSALQDCLDQHIKDTQHCQTTFRKTVQIRLEEVRQKITQLLNSFRLFSEAGDFAPEEVKLFQQRLKGETKKITLAEESIHSDLEGFESKSLLQVKDVSGRFEEILSLLKSEVTFMEKIKKIISSTQVNIKAEAASSNQQQAAILSRLEDLRRMVENTQQVSSDKVCSFLSSVSEEFRKRCQYLDFSLDHTWESLPPRPKSTKRVCSAQPSGLLQPSRKAVDLLNDPVVGIIKSLNRLRINQDLPAEAAEREEGGRAASGQSSVQRLQQKCTGSVSNLSVGRGYRPIRSDRRLQVFGPKPDPEQTTHSLSSAVNSVLWKANDVILLVAEDFYRSKRGSRFLLVPESFDQWAEGMQQRLLGYQEQARKLISTSREELVNQLSMLEEILNLLSKVLISNHVQQHEAGLRNEVGRVRIKLEQTLLASEKEKRENVRHLRVSLRDDELQTLNRSEDLRQQQLQSAICSAHLQLQECVRARGEEFVKSLASLTDSLLHQLDNLFTAADTEAAPIHQHSEESNVTLETGDETGQKLCSEGRTVSGTPYLMPPTDSTADPPSATIATTASISTTRCTSVHVAVIELRDVAVKRLEQLLKSESSCSDDDKGRQLSELQRWSTQWKQQIHSLKHTH; encoded by the exons GATGTGTATGGTCTCtgggaggaggtagaggaggaagtgaagaaaaagaagcttAGAATAAAGGGGCTAAACAAGAAACTGACTGAAGCTGAGAGTCAACGAACAGACCAG ATCAGAGTTGTCCTGCAGAAGTACTCCCCATTGCTGGAGAAGATAAGCTTCCTGCCTCCATCTGATGTCTACAGACTGATCCACAATGAAGCCACA ATGTTAAATCAGTCTTTGCTGGCGAATCGTCGTAGCGTGGCTcgactgctgctgctcctccgaGAGGAGACCCTGCAGCAGGAGTCACTCCTCTGTCTGCACTGGGAGGACTGTCTGAGCCGCTGGAGGAGCAACACAGTCAGCGAGGTTATAGGCCAATATAG gAGTCTCTGTTGCAGTGATACGGATCAGGAGCCACTCTTGGTCAGGCAGGCGGTTCAGAAGATGAAACAAACTCAACAAGAACTGACAGCAAAacgctgtgacatcatcaacagCATCTG CACCCTGGTCCCGCCCTCCTGCTCCATTTCTCtggtctctgattggttcaatcatctgacagctgtcaatcaacagATTG AGCGGTTTAATACTGACTTCCTCCATGAGCTACGTTGTTGTTATGACCAGACTCGGCAGGATCGACTGGCTGACATGGAGCGCTGTaag AAGGAGATCTTAACTTTTCAGCtgtcagaggaggaagtgaaTGATGTTGTAAGCTCTCAACTGCTCCCTCTAATTGGTCAAAGCCAGAGTCAGTATGAAGAACGTCTTGCTGCTTATGAT GTATGTTGTGAGCTTGTGTCCAATCACGCTCACATTCTcagcaagtgtgtgtttgttctgatgAGGGGAGCAACATTGCTATGGGAGgcacacagcagcaggttgaagacaagagaagaagaagtacaGCAACACTTGGATGACCTCAGAGAGTCACAGCAGCATTACATACAG AAGAAGAAGGTGCGTCTGGATGTCCTGCTGGGTGTACTACGTCAGGAGGGCAATGAAGACTCTTTGAAGATGTCTCTTGACAAAGCTGTCTTCTGCCTGAAGGAAGTCCAAGAGAG CTGCAGAGACTGGGTCTCAGATCAGTGTCAGCTGTTGGATCgtctcccttctctcctcctggAGGAGCTATTCTCCTATAGCTCCAGCCTCAGCTTATTCTACCACCTCAACCACACCTACAGACCGGTAACCATGGCAATtgcatctcacacacacctacaccttCTGCTAACTAAA AGTCCAGAAGAGCTTCAGAAACTCCACCCATCATTAACCAACCCAGCTGACCATG aatATAGTCAGGGtgctgaaatacaaaaaccaAATGAGATGATAAAGAATCATCAAATCAGCTGTCAGATTGTCACAGATCCTGACCAGTCGTCTCAGTATATGCTGCCAGAG GATGAGTCCTGTCTGGAGGATCTCTGTGACATGAGCAATATTGTCACATTTGCATCATCAAGGGGTGTATCCTATAGTGGACCCATCTTCACATGTCCCGCCCCTGATCTTTCAGAATACCTGCAGCAGGAAACACACCTGCCCATGTTTCCTGTAGAGCTACTCCCACACACACTTAACAG GATGCGGATTCTCTTCTTGGAAAACCTGGAGCAGCATTTTCATGATGTCCTAAGCTCAGCAGTTACCATGGTCACACACAGGAAGGAGGTGTTGCATTGTGAGCAGGAGTTCCAACTGCAGCAGCTGAATCGCCAACATATCCAGACCCACATATACCAACCACGCCTGG ctgagctgcagctccacagacaGCGTGTGGATGTTCACTGTGAGGAGGTGTCTGACGTGTTGGCCTCCTGCAGGACAGAGCTGCATGACCTGCAAACTTCCATTAACAGGAAGAACAAGGAGTTCACTACCACAGTGTCCAACATGGAGGACGACATCATGACAGCTGAGAGCAGCCAACG tCTGGACGCTGTGAGCTCTGCCCTGCAGGACTGTCTGGATCAACATATTAAAGACACCCAGCACTGTCAGACCACATTCAGAAAGACTGTTCAGATAAGACTGGAGGAGGTCAGGCAAAAAATAACACAACTCCTCAACTCTTTCAG GTTGTTCAGTGAGGCAGGTGATTTTGCTCCTGAAGAGGTGAAGTTGTTTCAGCAGAGACTGAAGGGGGAAACCAAAAAGATTACTTTGGCTGAGGAGTCCATCCACTCTGATCTGGAGGGGTTTGAGTCCAAGAGTTTACTACAG GTAAAGGATGTGTCTGGTCGTTTTGAGGAGATACTCTCCCTCCTGAAGTCTGAGGTGACGTTCATGGAGAAGATCAAGAAAATTATCAGCAGCACACAAGTTAACATCAAGGCAGAG GCAGCCAGCAGTAACCAGCAGCAAGCAGCCATACTCAGCAGGTTGGAAGATCTGAGGAGGATGGTGGagaacacacag CAGGTGTCTTCAGATAAGGTGTGTTCGTTCCTGTCATCAGTCAGTGAAGAATTCAGGAAGCGCTGTCAGTACCTGGACTTTTCACTG GATCACACCTGGGAGAGTCTCCCACCTCGGCCCAAGTCCACGAAGCGGGTTTGCTCAGCCCAACCTTCTGGTTTACTGCAGCCGAGCAGGAAAGCTGTTGACCTTCTCAATGACCCTGTTGTAGGCATCATCAAATCCTTAAATAG GTTGCGTATAAACCAGGATCTtccagcagaagcagcagagagagaggagggaggaagagcagCTTCTG gtcAGAGTTCTGTCCAACGTCTACAACAGAAATGTACTGGGTCCGTAAGCAACCTAAg tGTGGGGAGAGGCTACAGGCCCATCAGGTCTGACAGGAGGCTTCAGGTTTTTGGACCAAAACCAGATCCAGAACAGACCACACA CTCTTTGAGCTCTGCAGTTAACTCTGTGTTATGGAAAGCCAATGATGTCATCCTGCTGGTTGCTGAG GACTTCTACCGGAGCAAGCGGGGCAGCAGATTTCTCCTGGTTCCTGAAAGTTTTGATCAATGGGCTGAGGGTATGCAGCAGAGGCTGCTGGGATACCAGGAACAGGCCAGGAAGCTTATCAGCACAAGCAGAGAGG agTTGGTGAACCAGCTCTCTATGTTGGAAGAGATTCTCAATTTGTTATCCAAAGTTTTGATCAGCAACCATGTGCAACAGCACGAGGCAGGGCTTAGAAATGAAGTGGGAAGAGTCCGAATAAAGCTGGAGCAGACCCTGTTAGCCAGTGAAAAGGAAAAG CGTGAAAACGTCCGTCACCTGAGAGTTTCTCTGAGAGACGATGAGCTTCAGACTCTGAACCGCAGTGAGGACctcagacagcagcagctccaaagCGCCATTTGTTCAGCACACCTTCAACTACAG gAGTGTGTAAGAgccagaggggaggagtttgtgAAATCACTGGCTTCTCTGACAGACAGTCTGCTCCATCAGCTGGAcaacctgtttacagctgcag ATACAGAGGCAGCGCCGATACACCAGCACTCTGAAGAAAGCAATGTAACCTTGGAGACAGGAGATGAAACAGGACAGAAACTTTGCTCAGAGGGCAG gacTGTCTCTGGTACCCCATACCTGATGCCTCCTACTGACAGCACAGCTGACCCGCCAAGTGCTACCATAGCAACAACAGCATCCATCAGCACAACCAGGTGCACCTCCGTGCATGTAGCTGTTATTGAGCTGAGAGATGTCGCTGTGAAG aggcTTGAGCAGCTGTTAAAGTCGGAGTCATCATGTTCAGACGACGACAAAGGAAGACAACTGAGTGAACTACAGAGGTGGAGCACACAATGGAAACAGCAGATACACagtctaaaacacacacattga